In Silene latifolia isolate original U9 population chromosome X, ASM4854445v1, whole genome shotgun sequence, the following proteins share a genomic window:
- the LOC141617577 gene encoding putative polygalacturonase: MLVALLLLLALGNAVEVIGEENEEQCTYKPKLDPRPHSVSIVEFGAVGDGKFVNTGAFQNAIFYLNSFADKGGAQLYVPPGKWLTGSFNLTNHLTLFLEKDAVILGSQNPSHWGVADPLPSYGRGFEVPGSRYRSLINAYSLHDVVITGNNGTIDGQGSIWWDAYLSHTLNHSRPHLVEIVDSVGVVVSNLTFLNAPAYNIHPVYSSHILVQNISALAPASSPHTVGIVPDSSDHICIENSNISTGYDAISLKSGWDEHGIAYGRPTTYVHIKQVQLQASTGSAIAFGSQMSGGISHVLGEHLHIINSLSGVDFRTAVGRGGYIKNINVSHIVMENTHTAFNASGQWASHPDEDYDKSALPVLDKITLKHVVGVNITVAGSFSGIKESPFQFSLSDITLSLNSISTTTWSCSNVIGSSKSVFPEPCPELDTSSLTSISTPNGLSTSL; encoded by the exons ATGCTA GTGGCATTGCTTTTGCTGTTGGCCCTTGGCAATGCAGTTGAAGTTATTGGGGAAGAGAATGAGGAACAATGCACATACAAGCCGAAACTGGACCCTAGACCTCACAGTGTATCAATTGTGGAGTTTGGTGCCGTTGGTGATGGAAAATTTGTGAATACCGGCGCCTTTCAAAATGCCATTTTCTATCTCAACTCATTTGCGGACAAGGGTGGTGCCCAACTGTATGTGCCGCCTGGGAAGTGGCTTACCGGGAGTTTCAATCTTACAAACCACCTCACGCTTTTTTTGGAGAAGGATGCCGTTATCCTCGGATCTCAG AATCCATCCCATTGGGGAGTTGCCGATCCTTTGCCATCGTATGGGCGTGGATTTGAGGTTCCAGGAAGTCGATATCGGAGCTTGATAAATGCATATAGCTTGCATGACGTCGTAATAACAG GCAACAACGGAACTATTGATGGCCAAGGATCAATTTGGTGGGATGCCTATCTCTCACATACATTAAACCACAGTCGTCCGCATCTTGTAGAGATTGTGGATTCTGTTGGAGTCGTCGTCTCAAACTTGACATTTTTGAATGCACCTGCATATAATATACATCCTGTCTATTCCAG TCATATACTAGTACAAAACATTTCAGCTCTTGCTCCAGCATCATCTCCTCACACAGTCGGCATAGTCCCAG ACTCTTCAGATCACATTTGCATAGAGAACAGCAACATAAGCACTGGTTACGATGCCATATCCCTAAAAAGCGGGTGGGATGAACATGGCATTGCCTATGGTAGGCCTACTACTTATGTACACATTAAACAAGTCCAACTTCAAGCATCTACAGGTTCAGCGATAGCCTTCGGCAGCCAAATGTCTGGCGGCATTTCTCATGTTCTAGGCGAGCATCTTCATATAATCAACTCATTATCAGGCGTTGACTTTAGAACTGCCGTAGGGCGAGGTGGCTACATCAAGAACATAAACGTTTCTCACATAGTGATGGAAAATACCCACACCGCCTTCAACGCTAGTGGTCAATGGGCCAGTCATCCCGATGAAGACTATGACAAAAGTGCCCTCCCAGTTTTGGATAAAATCACATTAAAACATGTGGTCGGGGTCAACATAACAGTTGCCGGTAGCTTCTCTGGCATCAAGGAATCCCCTTTCCAGTTCTCACTCTCAGATATCACCTTATCTCTCAATTCAATCTCGACTACTACATGGTCTTGTTCCAATGTCATCGGGTCTTCAAAGAGTGTCTTCCCCGAGCCATGCCCGGAGCTTGACACTTCATCATTGACCTCTATCTCAACACCTAATGGATTGTCCACATCTCTATAG